The nucleotide window CCGGCTTGGTTGGTCGGTCTCGTGATCTCAAAGGATGCTGTTGAGGCTTCCCTCCGAACCGGCCTTGCTGATCTTGCCGGCGAGATCAGCAGGCAACTGAAGCTGAGCGCGATCAACCTGTTTTCCGCTCGGCTCCAGCCGTCGGATCCGGCAGCGCTCGACAGGGTTGTGTCGGAGGCCACACTCTCATTCAGTCGTCTTCACTACGAGGCCATTCCCGTCGCCGGACCATCGAAAGCGTCCCGCACGATAGTGGGTGAGGCATGCTTCGGATTTCCCGGATCGATTGGGACAGAGTAGACAGGATGCTCATGGCTTGCCCCTCTTACATCTTGCTGAAAAGCATCGCGACGGCATAGAGGAGAAGGCCGATCATCCCCCCGACCACTGTTCCGTTGATGCGAATGAATTGCAGATCTTTGCCGACCTCTCGCTCGATCGTTTCCACCATGTGCGCGATAGACCAATCGCGGACCGTGTTGGTGACGAGTTCGCCGATTCTGTCTCGGTGCCTCGTGGCAAGATCGACCACCAGATTCTGTAACCCCTCTTGAAATAATCTCACGACGTCCTCATCTCGCTTGAGCGTGTCGCCGAGACCGGCCAATGCTGCATCGAGATAGGCGCGGGTCTCCGAATGCTCCTGCTTCAAATCCACGAGCAGCCAGTGCTTCAGGCGGTGCCAGGAATGGTCGATGACCTGCAGCAGAATAGGAGATGTCAACAACTCCTTGATCGCCGTGACCTGCTGCGACCCATCGTGAGAGGATACGAACCACTGCTCCGCGCTCTGCCTCACGGAATCGTCCGGATGATCCTGCACGTCCCGTAACACCGAGCGAAACCACCCGATCATCCGCCTGGCGACTCGCTTGTCGAGATGCACCAAGCTGAGCAATCGCGACCAAGGCAGTTTCTGAGCGACCATGTTGGACAAGGGATCTCGATGCCTATCGACATATTCGATGGCGAGGGCCAGCGCGTCGTTGAATAACCGATCGCGTTGGAGGCTGTGCAAGACACTCGAAACGAGCTGTCGCGTCAGCGGCGCCACCGTCAGACCATCGAGCAACCTGGTCGCAAGGTGACGGATGAACCGCTGCACGGCCGCATCCTCAGAAACTTCGAGCATGCGGGCCAGCAAGCCGGCGAGTTCCTGGGTGAGCGCCTCTCTCCGCCGTGGATCGACGAGCACTGCCGTCAATTCTTCCGGAATGTGCCACGACTCCACCAGTCTGCCGATAGCCTCCGGGGTGACCAGCTTGCGTTGAGTCAGACTTCCAATACTCGAGGCGATGCGATCCTTGTTGCGCGGGATGATTTCGGTGTGTGGGATGGGCAATCCCATGGGTCGCTTGAACAGCGCCGTGACGGCATACCAGTCGGCAAGCGCACCGATCATGGCCGCTTCAGCAAACGCGCGGAGCCAGCCCAGCATCGGATATCGCTGTTCGCCCAAGAGCGCGACGAAGAACAACACCGCCATGAACAGCAGAAGTCCCGTCGCGAGCAGTCGTGTACGCCGAAACGCGGCCGAGGGGTCGTCCCCGATCATCGGATAGTCGCCGTCCATTGGAGACCTCATCATCTCGATGTCGAAGGACCCTACCACAGTGTCGGGTGCAGTTCGACCGTAGCCTGGTGCGGGGCGAGGGATATTCTCGGTGGCTCCGTCACCTCGGATTGCCGAGCACCTGCCGAAGCACTTCTGCCTCATGCCGAGACCCGGTTCAAACAAGCAGCGAAGCGCCTTCGCCGCACGAAGTCGTTCGAGCTTGACCATCTCAGCTGTGAAACGGAGCAAGTCCACCACAGCGCGACCAGGCGATCCGGGTTCAGCGGTCGGCCACGGCGGGGAGAAGGGCGGAATTGTGATGACTCGACCGGCGACAAACGTCGAACTGCTGTACAAGTCCGGCGCAGCCGTCTACCGTATACATCCATGAGCCGGGGCATACGGCAGGTTTCAGTCCACCGGCCGGTGGCGGGACGAACGGTGGAATTCTGAAAGTTTCCCACAGGACCGAGGTCGGGTGGTCGGATCGGCCGTCCGGACCAGTGATGAGAAGCAATGGCACTGTCTTTGCTTTCTCCAGTCAGACTAGGTGTGTTGAGAAGGAGGCATAAGGAGGCATGATGAAAAAGTCCACCGAGATCGCGCTGATGGGGATTCTGGCTGTGACGGTTTTGAGCCTGCAGGCTTGCAGCAGTCTCTATGGATCCGGCACCGGTGACGAACAGGCATCTCGTAGAGAGCGGATCGACGAGCCTGTCATTAAGCACATCGCGCCGGCCGATCCGAGCACGGCTTCCCGGCGGTCCGGTCCGACGATGCGCGCGGAGTTGGCGGCCAGAAATGACACGGGGATGTCCAAGGGCTCACTGCTGGACGTGCTGTTCGATTTCGACCGGTACACGATTCGACCCGACGCGGTTCCGGTGCTGGAGGCCAACGCCAAGCGCCTGCGTCGGGAGGGAGTCGCGGGCCTGCTGCTTGAAGGACGGGGAGACGAAATCGGAACCGCCGCCTACAACATGGTGTTGGGGGAAATGCGCGCCAGAAACGTGAAACATTACCTCGAGGACCTCGGATTAGACGTCGAGGTCGATACGACCAGCTACGGAAAGGACCGCCCCCTATGCTTCCGGCACGATGAGGATTGCATGCAGGTCAACCGGAGCGTGCATTTCGTCGTCAAACCGTAGGCCTGCCGTCAGCGGTCTTTTCTCCTTCCCTCAGTTCGGTCCTCCTACATCCTCGCCGACGAACGACAGGTGGGCGAGCGCGGGGCGTTCCGCCATCGCGGTCTGCAACACCTTGAGCAGTGTGATCGCCGTCGCGTCCTCCGGTCCGACCAGGCTTTGATACCGCTCTTGGACGAGCGCGAAGAATGCCGGCTGCGCCTCCTCCGGTACCCCGAGCAGCGTCGCCAGCGACGCCAGATGTTCGCCTGTCCCACGAGCCATGTCCTCGGCCAGACGATCGAAGGCATGACTGGCGATGTTGATGTGCTTGTTTTTCATAATCACGCCGTCGTTGCTGCAGCCGGATGTGCCGGAGGAGATGCCGAACGTCTGGCTGCCGAACGTGGCGTTCGTCGTGGCCATCATCACCTGGGGCGCGATCTGCTTTGGATTCCCATAGTCCGTCCAGGCGAGCTTACCCAGACCGCACCCCGGACCGTTGTCCGAAACGCTTGCCGCGCGCGCTTCGTGCTGGAACAGCAGCGCACATAAACACAACACTACAGATCCTATCGCTCGGAATTTCATAGATGCCTCCCCGCTCCTGGTGAATCGGTTGATCACCGTCAGATTAGCGCAGCCTCCTTGCTAGTCAAGAAAACACGTGAGCCTGCCGGGCTTCCCAAGGTGGACAGGCTGTCTTGTTCCGGACAATCCGTACTTTCGACTCTGTTTCACCGGCAGAACCTGGTCGTCCGGATCGAAGCCCGGGAGACTGAGCACCGGCGCAATCGAGCGGAAATCATCGGATCGTGCCCGCGTATGGGCTGGAACCGGTCTCAGCCGGTCTTGGCATCGCCTATGCGGGGGGTGATAGCATGAACACAGCAGGAAAATGGTGGGCGTCACCTTGATGGCGAGGTGCGCACATGACA belongs to Nitrospira sp. and includes:
- a CDS encoding DUF445 domain-containing protein, giving the protein MDGDYPMIGDDPSAAFRRTRLLATGLLLFMAVLFFVALLGEQRYPMLGWLRAFAEAAMIGALADWYAVTALFKRPMGLPIPHTEIIPRNKDRIASSIGSLTQRKLVTPEAIGRLVESWHIPEELTAVLVDPRRREALTQELAGLLARMLEVSEDAAVQRFIRHLATRLLDGLTVAPLTRQLVSSVLHSLQRDRLFNDALALAIEYVDRHRDPLSNMVAQKLPWSRLLSLVHLDKRVARRMIGWFRSVLRDVQDHPDDSVRQSAEQWFVSSHDGSQQVTAIKELLTSPILLQVIDHSWHRLKHWLLVDLKQEHSETRAYLDAALAGLGDTLKRDEDVVRLFQEGLQNLVVDLATRHRDRIGELVTNTVRDWSIAHMVETIEREVGKDLQFIRINGTVVGGMIGLLLYAVAMLFSKM
- a CDS encoding OmpA family protein, translating into MMKKSTEIALMGILAVTVLSLQACSSLYGSGTGDEQASRRERIDEPVIKHIAPADPSTASRRSGPTMRAELAARNDTGMSKGSLLDVLFDFDRYTIRPDAVPVLEANAKRLRREGVAGLLLEGRGDEIGTAAYNMVLGEMRARNVKHYLEDLGLDVEVDTTSYGKDRPLCFRHDEDCMQVNRSVHFVVKP
- a CDS encoding DUF3015 domain-containing protein, which codes for MKFRAIGSVVLCLCALLFQHEARAASVSDNGPGCGLGKLAWTDYGNPKQIAPQVMMATTNATFGSQTFGISSGTSGCSNDGVIMKNKHINIASHAFDRLAEDMARGTGEHLASLATLLGVPEEAQPAFFALVQERYQSLVGPEDATAITLLKVLQTAMAERPALAHLSFVGEDVGGPN